Proteins found in one Zea mays cultivar B73 chromosome 1, Zm-B73-REFERENCE-NAM-5.0, whole genome shotgun sequence genomic segment:
- the LOC103631709 gene encoding xyloglucan galactosyltransferase KATAMARI1 homolog isoform X1, whose amino-acid sequence MSASKLSLAFVFFNPGETLCQSVHCTVITTLQHATKHSQLDYATAHSARKAGGSARSRRAVQSKGSCSLRNLAILAMVAWSFFLYLHFSLISGAEEVSNGDPCRGRYIYVYDLPPRFNTDIIRDCRKAGGRWADMCAFLSNGGLGRPLADDGMDGVVTGKAGWYNTHELALDAIFHNRMKQYECLTNRSAAASAVFVPFYAGFDSLRYRVGYDKATRDAASADLSFWLTVQPQWGRMAGRDHFLVAGRTGWDFRRRSGADANTDRGNGLLLTPAGRNMSLLVLESTLEHGSDFSVPYPTYFHPRSDADVLRWQARVRAQHRTWLMAFVGAPRRNVPTSTWVRDHVIAQCKACSACAMPGCARSPGSAQCHSPASIVRLFEKAIFCLQPPGDDGSSTRRSVFDSMVAGCIPVFFHTASAYKQYRWHLPRDDHLRYSVFIPDADVRWRNVSIEAVLRAIPPSTVERMREEVIRLIPTLLYADPRSKLETLKDAVDVAIEGILDTVTRIKNGEQVNCCGPVDKDPPNLFAATASRIPPKGAMRAVDQNR is encoded by the exons ATGTCTGCCTCTAAACTGTCATTAGCATTCGTCTTCTTCAACCCCGGCGAAACACTCTGTCAGTCTGTCCATTGCACTGTTATAACCACTCTCCAGCATGCAACCAAGCATAGCCAACTCGACTATGCAACTG CCCATTCCGCACGGAAAGCCGGTGGCAGTGCTCGGTCGCGCCGGGCCGTCCAATCCAAGGGGTCGTGTTCGCTGCGGAACCTCGCCATCCTTGCCATGGTAGCATGGAGCTTCTTCCTGTACCTGCACTTCTCGTTGATCAGCGGTGCGGAAGAGGTGAGCAACGGCGACCCGTGCCGGGGGCGGTACATCTACGTCTACGACCTGCCGCCGCGCTTCAACACCGACATCATCCGGGACTGCCGCAAAGCCGGGGGCCGCTGGGCCGACATGTGCGCGTTCCTGAGCAACGGCGGCCTTGGCCGGCCGCTCGCCGACGACGGCATGGACGGCGTCGTCACTGGCAAAGCTGGGTGGTACAACACGCACGAGCTCGCGCTGGACGCCATCTTCCACAACCGGATGAAGCAGTACGAGTGCCTGACCAACCGCTCCGCTGCGGCCTCCGCCGTGTTCGTCCCGTTCTACGCCGGCTTCGACTCTCTGCGCTACCGGGTGGGCTACGACAAGGCCACCAGGGACGCCGCGTCGGCGGACCTGTCGTTCTGGCTCACCGTACAGCCCCAGTGGGGGCGCATGGCGGGGCGCGACCACTTCCTCGTCGCCGGGCGAACAGGGTGGGACTTCAGGAGGAGGAGCGGCGCCGACGCGAACACGGACCGGGGAAACGGCCTCCTCCTCACGCCAGCCGGCCGGAACATGTCCCTGCTCGTGCTGGAGTCCACGCTGGAACACGGCAGCGACTTCTCCGTGCCGTACCCGACCTACTTCCACCCCAGGTCGGACGCCGACGTGCTCCGGTGGCAGGCCAGGGTGCGCGCCCAGCACCGGACGTGGCTCATGGCGTTCGTGGGCGCGCCGCGCCGGAACGTTCCGACGAGCACCTGGGTACGGGATCACGTGATCGCGCAGTGCAAGGCGTGCAGCGCCTGCGCCATGCCGGGGTGCGCGCGCAGCCCCGGCAGTGCCCAGTGCCACAGCCCCGCCAGCATCGTGCGGCTATTCGAGAAGGCCATCTTCTGCCTGCAACCACCTGGCGACGACGGCTCCAGCACGCGACGGTCGGTGTTCGACTCGATGGTGGCCGGCTGCATTCCGGTGTTCTTCCACACGGCGTCGGCGTACAAGCAGTACCGGTGGCACCTCCCCAGGGACGACCACCTCAGGTACTCTGTGTTCATCCCGGACGCCGACGTGAGGTGGCGCAACGTGAGCATCGAGGCCGTGCTCCGGGCGATTCCTCCGTCCACGGTGGAGCGGATGCGGGAGGAGGTGATCAGGCTCATCCCGACTTTGCTGTACGCCGACCCCAGATCGAAGCTGGAGACGCTCAAGGACGCGGTCGACGTCGCCATTGAGGGGATCCTAGACACGGTGACGCGGATCAAGAACGGAGAGCAAGTCAACTGTTGCGGGCCGGTGGACAAGGATCCACCGAACCTTTTCGCCGCGACGGCATCAAGGATCCCGCCGAAGGGAGCCATGCGAGCAGTTGACCAGAACCGGTAA
- the LOC103631709 gene encoding xyloglucan galactosyltransferase KATAMARI1 homolog isoform X2, with translation MQPSIANSTMQLPAHSARKAGGSARSRRAVQSKGSCSLRNLAILAMVAWSFFLYLHFSLISGAEEVSNGDPCRGRYIYVYDLPPRFNTDIIRDCRKAGGRWADMCAFLSNGGLGRPLADDGMDGVVTGKAGWYNTHELALDAIFHNRMKQYECLTNRSAAASAVFVPFYAGFDSLRYRVGYDKATRDAASADLSFWLTVQPQWGRMAGRDHFLVAGRTGWDFRRRSGADANTDRGNGLLLTPAGRNMSLLVLESTLEHGSDFSVPYPTYFHPRSDADVLRWQARVRAQHRTWLMAFVGAPRRNVPTSTWVRDHVIAQCKACSACAMPGCARSPGSAQCHSPASIVRLFEKAIFCLQPPGDDGSSTRRSVFDSMVAGCIPVFFHTASAYKQYRWHLPRDDHLRYSVFIPDADVRWRNVSIEAVLRAIPPSTVERMREEVIRLIPTLLYADPRSKLETLKDAVDVAIEGILDTVTRIKNGEQVNCCGPVDKDPPNLFAATASRIPPKGAMRAVDQNR, from the exons ATGCAACCAAGCATAGCCAACTCGACTATGCAACTG CCAGCCCATTCCGCACGGAAAGCCGGTGGCAGTGCTCGGTCGCGCCGGGCCGTCCAATCCAAGGGGTCGTGTTCGCTGCGGAACCTCGCCATCCTTGCCATGGTAGCATGGAGCTTCTTCCTGTACCTGCACTTCTCGTTGATCAGCGGTGCGGAAGAGGTGAGCAACGGCGACCCGTGCCGGGGGCGGTACATCTACGTCTACGACCTGCCGCCGCGCTTCAACACCGACATCATCCGGGACTGCCGCAAAGCCGGGGGCCGCTGGGCCGACATGTGCGCGTTCCTGAGCAACGGCGGCCTTGGCCGGCCGCTCGCCGACGACGGCATGGACGGCGTCGTCACTGGCAAAGCTGGGTGGTACAACACGCACGAGCTCGCGCTGGACGCCATCTTCCACAACCGGATGAAGCAGTACGAGTGCCTGACCAACCGCTCCGCTGCGGCCTCCGCCGTGTTCGTCCCGTTCTACGCCGGCTTCGACTCTCTGCGCTACCGGGTGGGCTACGACAAGGCCACCAGGGACGCCGCGTCGGCGGACCTGTCGTTCTGGCTCACCGTACAGCCCCAGTGGGGGCGCATGGCGGGGCGCGACCACTTCCTCGTCGCCGGGCGAACAGGGTGGGACTTCAGGAGGAGGAGCGGCGCCGACGCGAACACGGACCGGGGAAACGGCCTCCTCCTCACGCCAGCCGGCCGGAACATGTCCCTGCTCGTGCTGGAGTCCACGCTGGAACACGGCAGCGACTTCTCCGTGCCGTACCCGACCTACTTCCACCCCAGGTCGGACGCCGACGTGCTCCGGTGGCAGGCCAGGGTGCGCGCCCAGCACCGGACGTGGCTCATGGCGTTCGTGGGCGCGCCGCGCCGGAACGTTCCGACGAGCACCTGGGTACGGGATCACGTGATCGCGCAGTGCAAGGCGTGCAGCGCCTGCGCCATGCCGGGGTGCGCGCGCAGCCCCGGCAGTGCCCAGTGCCACAGCCCCGCCAGCATCGTGCGGCTATTCGAGAAGGCCATCTTCTGCCTGCAACCACCTGGCGACGACGGCTCCAGCACGCGACGGTCGGTGTTCGACTCGATGGTGGCCGGCTGCATTCCGGTGTTCTTCCACACGGCGTCGGCGTACAAGCAGTACCGGTGGCACCTCCCCAGGGACGACCACCTCAGGTACTCTGTGTTCATCCCGGACGCCGACGTGAGGTGGCGCAACGTGAGCATCGAGGCCGTGCTCCGGGCGATTCCTCCGTCCACGGTGGAGCGGATGCGGGAGGAGGTGATCAGGCTCATCCCGACTTTGCTGTACGCCGACCCCAGATCGAAGCTGGAGACGCTCAAGGACGCGGTCGACGTCGCCATTGAGGGGATCCTAGACACGGTGACGCGGATCAAGAACGGAGAGCAAGTCAACTGTTGCGGGCCGGTGGACAAGGATCCACCGAACCTTTTCGCCGCGACGGCATCAAGGATCCCGCCGAAGGGAGCCATGCGAGCAGTTGACCAGAACCGGTAA